The Rhizophagus irregularis chromosome 14, complete sequence DNA window ATTCAATCAAAGATAAAGGCACTCGACAGACGGTAAATTAGGAAAACATTTAGCAGGATAACGTTTAGCTTTAAAAtcatagttttaataaatataaagttacttggtaataaaataaactttatttaattattaacctGATACTGTGGTcgaaataattgaaatgatCATGAAAATTAGCTAAAAAAGCTTTGATATTcacttttttcaattaattttaaaaagtttattttaaaatattgtaaggagttatattttttcaatttttataaatactttgaATTTTCACATTAATGAAAAcaaattgaataaattgaaagtataacatttataacgcattttttttttccaatgaATATTGTGGCAAAGTActtgatataatttaatggCATAGGTAAACGTAGGCTTATATTATTGGTATTGTATACGTAACATAATGCTAAATATCAACTTTTTGATGTTACCATCAGAGTTATCTACAACGAGACAGTCgatcaaaattatttcttgatATTCATTTGTCTGTATGGAGtttgtcaaaatatttaactattgactttaattatatttaagtagTACGCAACGCacaatcatttaatttattttcattatataagtCGTACAAATAGGATATAGACGgataaatctattaattacCTAATATTGAAAACGAGAAATTtcgtaataaaaatgatacCATATCAATAAaactaaagtaaaattatctAACTAGCAAATTTGCGAGTCCATTCTCGAGCATTAGCTTCATAACGAGCACGATTATGTTTGTACTCTTGAGCAATTTCAGGTACAAGTGGATCATCTAATTAagcatatatatttaatattatatttgaacAAAGAATAGCAGctgaaaatttattgttacatACCTGGATTTGGATCGGTGAAAATTGATGTTATTGACAAAAGAActtaaaaaaggataaaaggtttgattaaattttgtttgcatgaaatcatcataattatttttttttatggatatttaccatttgaaatatttaacgCTGGTGACCAGTTTTCTTTTAGAATATCCAAACATATATTTCCTCTATCATTAATATTCGGATGGTAGAtctttgttataaaattcACCTGTGTTTAcaatatatcataaatattttaataaattattaaaatgtacaAAACTTAAACttcaattataaatataccttTGGTGGTTTAAAGGGATAATCCGTAGGAAAGCGAATATCAAGGGAAAATACACCACCTGAGTATGGAGTATCAGGCTAATTAAGAAAAGTAGTTGGATTGAATTAGTTATGTTTCGTCTATGCAGataaaatcacatgaattTGACTTATATTCAACATACGGGTCCTATAATTTTTGCTTcccatttaaaaatatcatttccAATAGGACCAGCACTACAACATGATGGCGGGTCATGTTGTAATTCTAGCAATTCCTAATAGGAAATATGTATGTAaagaataaaagtaatttaataaataatttgtccCAAAGAATCCGAGTtgataatgcaaaaaattcttaaaaaaagaatattcttTCTTATCATAATGGACAACTTTGTTATTGTacactcttttttttttaacgtacagcgttttcaattatattaattttaaattcattacaCGAGAACCATTTCATGTTACTTAACTCTTTGAATTCTTTTAAGAGCCATTTcgtttgttaaaaaaaaaaaaaaaagatttataatgataaaatgtgAGAAGGATGTccttataagttatttataatatgtgAGTCATGTAAGTTAAGGTACGACTCTTTTGAtcctaaaaaaggaaattatttttgcaaataattttttttttaaaaaaaataaggaaataatgaatttttattatttattcctAATTTGCTTGTGAAAAAAGCCTAAAATCCATTTTCTCCTGATTATTTCCGTAATTAGATATAAAGACATGTGAAATAAAGAACCGTTGtgaaacttatttattaaggTTTGTATTATTATCACACAAAGATAATTTATGAcacttaaataaattttgctaCGCCTTGCTAATTATTAAAGGGCGATCGCACATATATTAAACCTTACAGTCCTTACACCACTACAACAaagtaaattaagaaatatacattattacacctaacattttattataattataaactatttgatgataatggatgattttgaacattttctttaaataaatttaattttatagatatttttcCTAAATGATGACTAATTTTTGTAATCTCAAATGActtgttaaaagaaaaaagagttgatataccaataatttttattcgttataacgtttaaaataatttatattaaaatttagtaaaaaataattataaataaggaataatagtttaaaattattagtacgttattaataataataatattttatcccATACTTGTCCTTCACGGTCATTAAACGAGGACTGGcccttataatttttttaaagatctgtaaattattttaagacattgtatttaatatactttGTGCTGtcataaaactttaaaaaatccATAATAAACCATAATAAATTGActctatattataaattggCCAGAATTAGAATGGAATACAATATCTTAACGTTGTCCGCaaccaaaataaaatttaatctgGATTATAAAACCGCAGCAATATAATAAAGGGCAAGTTTATCCGCATGATGTCATGCCATTTGACCAGTTCAGaagtattagaaatatttcaGGATTCGGgctttttaaagaattaagtaTCTGACACATTGATATCGTATCTTTTGTCTCGGATAAGAAATCACAAATATGAATCATTTATACATTTACAGGTAAAACAGGGTAAAATGcacattaataatttatagtaaaatgcaatatgttacaaattttattaacaaatgaaCAGTACCCCGGACAAGCGGCGTACTGATTGGTTATTGACAAAAATACTTTAATCCCCATAAAGGACGAgtaaaggaaaaaagaaaatatcactctcactttttttttgttttttttcaaaaaaaaaaaaaatgaaaacgattttattttttatgtaaaaggtccatttctttttttctaagtGTCTGAGAGAGACTTTTcctatgtttttttaaaaataataaaataaataaatataatcgtGTAATACATTTGTTTTATAAGAATTCTGTTGTTATTACCTTGACTTTAGGAATCAAAGTAATGGGAGTATATCTTCATTAATCGAACTGGCGGGAAAGGTTATGTAACAACTTGGAATAAAGAAACCCGAGAAAGATCCTATGCTTCCTTGGCTTGCGGGATGGAGATGGTAAAGTTACTGTATCGCAGATGCGAATACTGTTAGTTATTGACAAACTTGAAGTCCCCGAAAAGGACGAgctatgttaaaaaaaaaccatcaCGACCCCAAACTttcacattttcttttttttttttctgaaaatgtTTTGTCTGTATGTACTGTAAAAGGTTATTTCTTTTGTTCCAAGTGTTATGAGAGGTAGTTATCTGGCGTTTTTATTAAGGCGAATTTAGACTGAGTTTTGGTGTGTGATCCGCTAAGAATAATCgtgaataaatgaataaatgaataaatagaATCGTTAGTGATGTGTAAtacattacatttttttataagaattctGTTATAATTACCTCGAGGAGAGACCCCTACGAGAAaggttaaaataataatagaatgaATCGTGCGAGACGAATTCATGACTGAGTTTTAGTTTGggttctttaaaataatgatctGCTAAGAATATACGTGAAGTTGTATTCTGGAGAAGTTTTTGAGAGGACAAGCTAAacaaatagttaaaaaaaaaaaaaaaaattcgcgacccctattctttttttttttgtgacaaAGTCCATTTCTGGTATAAAGAATAAAGAGAACTGTGCTTCTTAAGCTTGCCGGATGgcgaatttaaaaatttggtttTATCAAACGCACTAACGTATAAAATGGGTATACGCAAAAGACGTATAAAGGGTTTCGTAAAAAAATGTAGtataatgacaaaaaaataaaattagggCGTAAATGCCCGTTCATCTTgtattaaggaaaaaaataaaatgaagtCTATATCAGACGTCCATTTTGTATTAAGGAAAAAAGAATGGAGCTACCGCTcaaaatggattttttttttttggtttttttaaaaaaattttctattttttttggattttttaaattttttgttaagaaAAAACCCTGAGACCcgtatacatacatatatatataaaaatttttcacgtTTGGagtaaatgattttatttattgattccTATTTACCATAAATAAACGTAGTGTCGAAACTTCTTAACTTCTTTATCTTCAGATGAGAATTATAATCTTagattatgaataaaatttcgaTCTCTAACAAATGATAGATTATGAAATTGgcaattaataaaactaattatagTAAAGAGGTAAGgaagatataaaataatcaaaagttGATCAATGTTGATCAATGTAATTGACATCAGCCCATTCCCTATTATGGCGGataaaaacttgatattcCTATGTTTACTTTTCCTTATGGAATTACTTTTGACCAAAATGTACTAAccatttgattttaaatttttctgattttctCACCCCTGAAAGTAAATAATAGATTAGATAACGCATTTATATCATTGTAAAGTGAatatttgtgaattttttGCGCAGTTTCATAACGGCAACTATTGtatgttattattttgatttactctatcacttttctttattaattttaaaatataatttatatttttagtagaaaataaacaaaatatcaaTGTTTTTGTTGTGTGTCAGATGACGATCTGCACACAGATGAcgaacattttattatatcctTAAAGGGTTAATGCAGTATTAGTCATCTGATGCGC harbors:
- a CDS encoding Ubiquitin-conjugating enzyme E2 4, with the protein product MALKRIQRELLELQHDPPSCCSAGPIGNDIFKWEAKIIGPPDTPYSGGVFSLDIRFPTDYPFKPPKVNFITKIYHPNINDRGNICLDILKENWSPALNISNVLLSITSIFTDPNPDDPLVPEIAQEYKHNRARYEANAREWTRKFAS
- a CDS encoding uncharacterized protein (SECRETED:cutsite_PRA-DH; SECRETED:prob_0.4802); SECRETED:SignalP(1-23): MNSSRTIHSIIILTFLVGVSPRADHTPKLKNVKVWVTLPSPSRKPRKHRIFLGYTPITLIPKVKEKSLSDT